A stretch of Aerococcus urinaehominis DNA encodes these proteins:
- a CDS encoding dUTP diphosphatase, with translation MRRRGFEVITSYQDQGIELPKRATKRAAGYDIAAGETVTIPSIWSTVVSYVAKDWSMFKAAKNFKQAIKEEVMKPTLVPTGLKAYMGEEEYLQLTCRSSNPLKRFLTLPNGVGIIDSDYYNNKNNEGHIYVQLLNFGLRDITIQKGDRIAQGIFLNFLATDDDDTSTAQERSGGFGSSDES, from the coding sequence ATGAGAAGGCGTGGCTTTGAAGTAATTACTAGTTATCAAGATCAAGGGATTGAATTACCTAAGCGAGCAACCAAGCGGGCGGCAGGCTATGATATTGCAGCGGGTGAAACAGTTACTATCCCTAGTATCTGGTCAACGGTAGTTAGCTATGTGGCCAAAGATTGGTCTATGTTTAAGGCAGCTAAAAACTTTAAGCAAGCGATTAAAGAAGAGGTGATGAAGCCGACCCTAGTACCGACTGGTCTGAAGGCTTATATGGGTGAAGAAGAGTATTTACAACTCACATGTCGGTCTTCTAACCCGCTTAAGCGCTTTTTAACCCTACCCAATGGGGTCGGTATTATTGATAGTGATTACTACAATAATAAAAATAATGAAGGTCACATTTATGTACAATTACTTAATTTTGGCCTACGTGATATTACAATCCAAAAAGGGGACCGTATTGCCCAAGGGATTTTTCTAAACTTTTTAGCAACAGATGATGATGATACCAGTACAGCCCAAGAGCGTTCGGGTGGCTTTGGCTCATCTGATGAGTCTTAA
- a CDS encoding alpha-amylase, whose amino-acid sequence MTNGTLIQYFEFDLPDDGKHWQNTAEDAKHLADIGFSHIWLPPATKGTGTNDTGYGVYDLYDLGEFDQKGAQRTKYGTKEEYLNAIKALQEQGISVLADVVLNHRMGADELEKFPAYEMDPNDRNKVIEEAHEIEAWTHFTFPGRQGKYSDFEWRWYHFSGVDYDQSRDKSGIYMVAGEGKGWADNENVDNEKANYDYLMGADVDYDREDTVEEIKKWTKWFLETTGVDGFRFDAVKHIDDGFIESIAKVASEVNEDFYAIGEYWKYHYHDLENYLKDTDYQLDLFDVMLHFHFKEASEAGANYDMAKLLDNTLLTLKPQQAVTFVDNHDTQLGQSLASWVQPWFKPIAYGIILMHKEGLPCVFYGDYYGLSQVDEENGYQADIDKMMTLRTERAYGDQEDYFDHGNCVGFSRLGDADHPDGLALLCSNGDAGFKKMYVGQDKAGQVWIDYLAYSDQEVTIDDSGYGEFSCPAGGISIWTQNNLK is encoded by the coding sequence ATGACTAACGGGACACTAATCCAATATTTTGAATTTGACTTACCTGATGATGGCAAGCATTGGCAAAATACGGCCGAAGATGCTAAACACCTGGCCGATATTGGCTTTAGTCATATTTGGCTGCCTCCAGCTACTAAGGGAACGGGGACCAACGATACTGGTTATGGAGTCTATGACCTTTATGATTTGGGTGAATTTGATCAGAAGGGGGCTCAGCGAACCAAGTATGGGACTAAAGAAGAGTATTTAAATGCTATTAAGGCCTTACAAGAGCAAGGGATATCCGTCTTAGCTGATGTGGTGCTCAACCACCGGATGGGGGCCGATGAGCTGGAGAAGTTTCCAGCCTATGAAATGGACCCCAATGACCGCAACAAGGTAATCGAAGAAGCTCATGAAATAGAAGCTTGGACCCACTTTACCTTCCCGGGTCGCCAAGGCAAATATTCTGATTTCGAATGGCGCTGGTATCACTTTTCAGGTGTTGATTACGATCAGTCTCGTGATAAATCGGGCATCTATATGGTGGCTGGTGAAGGCAAGGGCTGGGCTGATAATGAAAATGTTGACAATGAAAAGGCTAATTATGATTACTTGATGGGAGCTGATGTTGACTACGATCGTGAAGATACTGTCGAAGAAATCAAAAAATGGACCAAGTGGTTTTTAGAGACAACGGGTGTTGATGGTTTCCGTTTTGATGCTGTTAAGCATATTGATGATGGTTTTATCGAAAGTATTGCCAAGGTGGCAAGCGAGGTCAATGAGGACTTTTATGCGATTGGTGAATACTGGAAATACCACTACCACGATCTAGAAAACTATCTCAAAGATACAGACTACCAGCTAGATCTTTTTGATGTCATGCTCCACTTCCACTTTAAGGAAGCCTCAGAGGCGGGGGCTAATTACGATATGGCCAAGCTGCTCGATAATACGCTTTTAACACTCAAGCCCCAACAAGCTGTAACCTTCGTCGATAATCATGATACCCAGCTTGGTCAGTCCCTGGCTTCTTGGGTACAACCCTGGTTTAAGCCAATTGCATATGGTATTATTTTGATGCATAAGGAAGGGCTACCATGTGTTTTTTATGGTGATTATTACGGTCTAAGTCAGGTAGATGAAGAAAATGGCTACCAAGCTGACATTGATAAGATGATGACCCTACGGACTGAGCGGGCTTATGGCGACCAGGAGGACTACTTTGACCACGGTAATTGTGTGGGCTTTAGTCGCTTGGGTGATGCTGACCATCCTGATGGTCTAGCCCTCCTTTGCTCCAATGGTGATGCAGGTTTTAAGAAAATGTATGTGGGTCAAGATAAGGCCGGTCAAGTCTGGATAGACTACTTGGCTTATAGCGACCAGGAAGTGACGATTGATGATAGTGGCTACGGTGAATTTTCCTGCCCAGCTGGTGGCATCTCTATCTGGACCCAAAACAATTTAAAATAA
- a CDS encoding ABC transporter ATP-binding protein gives MYVKDYIKANWGKEVLAFTVKVVESILELLVPLVMADLINNGINANNPDYIWRRGLWLIILPVTGYCFALICQWLASVTMQTVGTNLRQALHQQMSRLDNAQLDKVGAESIVTQVTNDTNNIQEAVAKSLRLASRSPVITIGSMFMAFRLSLRLSPIFIGGGILLAIIFFWITLDSNRRFTGIQNKLDQLSSLVRENLNGVRVIRAFVNQDRETSRFTDENQDMRQQQVVVGRVQALATPGSLTVVNLCIGLILYFGARLVNNGFFMQGEVIALIQYMNNIFLALSILVKLIVTISRGVASAKRIDHFLSLKPTITSPDQAQAPNADPRGMAVNFVDVSFGYSQVEVLHQAHFTIKPGQFIGIIGGTGSAKTTLINLIPRFYDVNQGQVLANGQDVRDWPLNALRRAIALVPQKATLLKGTIRDNMKMAKPEASDQEIWQALDQAQAGDFVRAKADGLDSPVSQGGVNFSGGQRQRLTIARALLQDSQLIILDDSVSALDFATERRLREVLMDLDKTIIMVSQRISSIRYADQIIVLDHGQQKAVGHHDDLLAQSASYQEIYYSQYPDERPEVD, from the coding sequence ATGTATGTAAAAGATTATATCAAGGCAAACTGGGGCAAGGAGGTCCTGGCCTTTACCGTCAAGGTTGTTGAGTCCATTCTCGAACTCCTAGTACCCTTAGTGATGGCTGACTTAATCAATAACGGCATCAATGCTAATAATCCGGATTATATCTGGCGCCGGGGCCTCTGGCTAATTATTCTACCAGTAACTGGTTACTGTTTTGCCTTAATTTGCCAATGGTTAGCTTCTGTGACCATGCAAACTGTCGGGACCAACCTGCGCCAGGCCCTCCACCAGCAAATGTCCCGTCTGGATAATGCCCAATTGGACAAAGTTGGGGCCGAATCTATCGTGACCCAAGTCACTAACGATACCAACAATATCCAAGAAGCAGTGGCCAAGTCCCTGCGGCTGGCCTCAAGATCCCCCGTTATTACCATTGGATCCATGTTTATGGCCTTTAGACTTAGCCTGCGGCTGTCACCAATTTTTATTGGGGGCGGTATTTTACTGGCTATTATTTTCTTCTGGATTACCCTAGACTCTAACCGGCGTTTTACCGGCATCCAAAATAAGCTGGACCAATTATCGAGTCTTGTACGAGAGAATCTTAATGGTGTTCGTGTTATCCGGGCCTTTGTTAACCAGGACCGGGAAACCAGCCGTTTCACAGATGAAAACCAAGATATGCGCCAGCAACAGGTTGTTGTGGGCCGGGTCCAAGCCTTAGCGACACCGGGATCACTGACTGTGGTTAACCTCTGTATTGGTCTTATTCTTTACTTTGGTGCCCGCCTGGTTAACAATGGTTTCTTTATGCAAGGAGAAGTCATCGCCCTGATTCAGTACATGAATAATATCTTCCTAGCCCTATCCATTCTAGTGAAATTAATTGTGACCATCAGTCGAGGGGTCGCTTCTGCCAAACGAATTGACCATTTTTTATCTTTAAAACCAACTATCACTAGTCCGGACCAGGCCCAGGCACCAAACGCCGATCCGCGTGGTATGGCAGTAAACTTTGTCGATGTTTCTTTTGGTTACAGTCAAGTAGAGGTCCTTCACCAAGCCCATTTTACAATTAAGCCGGGACAATTTATCGGCATTATTGGGGGGACAGGGTCGGCTAAGACCACCTTAATCAATCTGATTCCCAGATTTTACGATGTCAACCAAGGCCAGGTGCTTGCCAATGGTCAAGATGTCCGCGACTGGCCGCTTAATGCATTAAGGCGAGCTATTGCTCTAGTTCCCCAGAAAGCTACCCTGTTAAAAGGCACTATCCGTGACAATATGAAAATGGCCAAGCCTGAAGCCAGTGACCAAGAAATCTGGCAAGCACTAGATCAAGCCCAAGCTGGTGACTTTGTTCGGGCTAAGGCTGACGGTTTAGATAGTCCTGTTTCCCAAGGTGGCGTCAACTTTTCCGGTGGCCAACGCCAGCGTCTAACTATTGCCCGAGCCCTTTTACAAGATAGTCAATTAATCATCCTTGATGATTCCGTCTCAGCCCTGGATTTTGCTACTGAGCGTCGCTTGCGGGAGGTATTGATGGATTTAGACAAGACCATTATTATGGTCTCTCAGCGGATTTCTTCAATTCGTTATGCTGATCAGATCATCGTTTTAGACCATGGCCAACAAAAAGCTGTTGGTCACCACGATGACCTTTTAGCCCAGTCAGCTAGCTATCAAGAAATTTATTACTCTCAATACCCTGATGAAAGGCCGGAGGTGGACTAG
- a CDS encoding ABC transporter ATP-binding protein has product MQTATLKLLINYIKPQKGRFFAMLVLAVLSVVFQIIIPIQIGRAVNVLLGYHQVDFAEVSRQIFILVGLTLGAVLAQFGQNELVNRLTYQISYQLRQNVFLKIQKLPLSYLDRHPYGDIVSRAINDVDLTSNGLLQTFTSLFTGLATIIGIVIIMLSLNWKIGLIVIILTPLSVIVSTIIANGTYRHFQNQVQLRGEMGAYIDEIANNQYLVKALAYQDRSQVRFDDINNRLHHSGVISQFYGALINPTARVLNALVYAAVGIYGALSVINGQLSVGLYSSFLTYAHQYTQPFNEISAVVNEMQMALAAAHRIFDFLGQPEEKASPATATISQPHGDISIQNLYFSYVSDQKLIEDFSVQVKAGDTVAIVGPTGAGKSTLINLLMRFYEPNAGQIFIDGIDSQDLSRDNVRSLFGMVLQDAWIFAGTVRDNIAYGNPEASLDQIIAAAKQASLHRLIEQLPQGYDTWLEEEGANISTGQKQLICIARIILTDPDMLILDEATSSIDTVTEQAVQASFDQLMEGRTTFIVAHRLSTIQKADTILVLDQGQVIEQGSHQELLDQGGFYHQLYYSQFDTDDKP; this is encoded by the coding sequence ATGCAGACTGCAACTTTAAAATTACTCATTAACTATATTAAACCGCAAAAAGGCCGCTTTTTTGCCATGCTAGTTCTGGCTGTTTTATCAGTGGTTTTTCAGATTATCATTCCCATTCAGATTGGGCGTGCGGTCAATGTTTTGCTTGGTTATCACCAAGTCGATTTTGCTGAGGTTAGCCGGCAAATTTTTATTTTAGTTGGGCTTACCTTAGGTGCTGTATTGGCCCAATTTGGCCAAAATGAGTTGGTTAACCGCTTAACCTATCAAATCAGCTACCAACTACGGCAAAATGTTTTTTTGAAAATTCAGAAACTGCCTCTATCCTATCTGGACCGCCACCCTTATGGTGATATTGTCAGTCGGGCCATTAATGATGTCGACCTGACCAGTAATGGGCTCTTGCAGACCTTCACTTCTCTGTTCACAGGTCTAGCAACAATTATTGGGATTGTGATTATCATGCTTTCCCTTAACTGGAAGATAGGTTTGATTGTCATCATCCTGACTCCTCTATCGGTGATTGTTTCTACCATTATTGCTAATGGTACCTACCGTCACTTCCAAAACCAAGTCCAACTCAGAGGCGAGATGGGAGCTTATATTGATGAAATAGCCAACAACCAGTACCTGGTCAAGGCCTTAGCTTATCAAGACCGTTCCCAAGTCCGTTTCGATGATATTAATAACCGCCTACACCATTCTGGTGTCATCTCACAATTCTATGGCGCCTTAATCAACCCTACTGCCCGTGTGCTTAATGCTTTAGTATACGCAGCTGTTGGCATTTATGGAGCCCTGTCAGTTATCAATGGACAGCTTAGCGTGGGGCTATACTCATCGTTTCTGACCTACGCCCACCAATACACCCAACCCTTTAACGAAATCTCAGCTGTCGTCAACGAGATGCAAATGGCCCTAGCAGCCGCCCACCGGATTTTCGATTTTCTAGGTCAACCAGAAGAAAAAGCTAGTCCGGCTACCGCTACAATTTCTCAGCCTCATGGTGATATTTCTATCCAAAATCTCTACTTCTCTTATGTCTCTGACCAAAAATTAATTGAAGACTTTTCCGTCCAGGTTAAGGCTGGCGATACCGTAGCCATTGTGGGACCAACTGGAGCCGGTAAATCAACGCTGATTAACCTACTCATGCGCTTTTATGAACCTAATGCCGGCCAAATCTTTATCGATGGCATCGATAGTCAAGACCTATCACGAGACAATGTCCGTAGCCTCTTTGGCATGGTGCTCCAAGACGCTTGGATTTTTGCCGGGACCGTTCGTGATAACATTGCCTATGGTAATCCTGAAGCCAGCTTAGACCAGATAATAGCGGCCGCCAAACAGGCTAGCCTCCACCGCTTGATTGAGCAGCTACCGCAAGGCTACGATACCTGGTTAGAAGAGGAAGGAGCCAATATCTCAACTGGCCAAAAACAATTGATTTGTATTGCCCGTATTATTCTCACCGACCCTGATATGCTCATCTTAGACGAGGCGACCTCCTCAATTGACACGGTAACCGAGCAAGCAGTTCAAGCTTCTTTTGACCAATTAATGGAGGGGCGGACTACCTTTATTGTTGCCCACCGTCTGTCAACTATCCAGAAAGCCGATACTATCTTAGTGCTCGACCAGGGACAGGTCATTGAACAAGGCAGCCACCAGGAACTTTTGGACCAAGGCGGCTTCTATCACCAACTCTACTATAGCCAGTTTGATACCGATGATAAGCCTTAA
- a CDS encoding DUF3800 domain-containing protein, which produces MRLYIDESGLISDRKNPRNRYFVMAFVQTDQASKCRSEFRQAKNEYIMSHENYPYSATEEIKGSKMPNEMKAMIFDRLRENTDAQFHFLVIDNYQLYDNLLRIPALSFNYFIGLMVDRTIQHEGYSKRNPDALFLMIDNRNQAVESLNSLEEYLQIKFTIEKRRFADVQVTYQDSRDRDMIQIADVFANTIFRIVRSEAMGDTDSISLDLVKKCRIGGHRFFPSGKSDLNFIK; this is translated from the coding sequence ATGCGACTATATATTGACGAGTCAGGTCTGATTTCTGACCGCAAAAACCCCCGCAACCGTTATTTTGTCATGGCCTTTGTTCAAACCGACCAGGCCAGTAAATGCCGGTCCGAATTTCGCCAAGCAAAAAATGAATATATCATGAGTCATGAAAATTATCCTTATTCCGCTACTGAAGAAATTAAAGGATCAAAGATGCCCAATGAAATGAAGGCTATGATTTTTGACCGCTTGCGGGAAAATACTGATGCCCAGTTCCACTTCCTGGTAATTGATAATTACCAACTCTACGATAACTTACTGAGAATCCCAGCCCTAAGTTTCAACTATTTTATTGGCCTGATGGTTGACCGTACCATTCAACATGAAGGCTATAGTAAGCGTAATCCTGACGCGCTCTTTTTAATGATTGACAATCGTAACCAAGCCGTTGAATCTCTTAATTCTCTAGAAGAGTATTTACAAATTAAATTTACCATTGAAAAAAGACGTTTTGCTGATGTTCAAGTCACTTATCAGGACTCACGTGACCGCGATATGATTCAAATCGCTGATGTCTTCGCTAATACCATCTTCCGCATTGTCCGCAGTGAAGCTATGGGCGACACCGACTCTATCTCCCTAGACCTAGTCAAAAAATGCCGAATTGGCGGCCATCGCTTCTTCCCTAGTGGTAAGAGTGACCTAAACTTTATTAAGTAA
- a CDS encoding insulinase family protein yields the protein MQKDWTGYGFRLDQVSPAGDIDGQIYQFTHLKSGGQVVWLKTDDDNRTFGIGFLTPPEDSTGVAHIVEHAVLSGSRKYPAKDPFMQMLKRSMSTFLNAMTFADMTIYPVASMNERDFHNLMDVYLDATLFPRIYEEERIFKQEGWHLELFDKGEAMTYNGVVYNEMRGAYSTPDRTVYQQVTQNFHPESTYAHESGGYPYDIPKLTYQDFLDFHRRHYRPENALTYLYGNIDIERALAQIDGDFFAEFTASGRGKSQIMMPNNQVGFKRDTVYYDGDQDMTAETDSYLSYVVNMGQSQAIEDQFINSLVSDVLINAESSPLRQALVDAGYGADISAISGDGCYQNFGLILEKADASQADRILKIIEDELAKQADQGVNKDLVHAIMNANELQIRRAGGANRGVSLFIQVMTKWRYGMDIEQSLNYGPIFKAVRAAIDNNLIEDIIRKKILPATSKQFLVHQPQSGIFSQLDQELANDLANQQTAMSDQEVADLIAANEDLRSYQMAGDSPENLATLPSLTLDEVDRQTKPIDQEINQAAYTSCFHAFDSNGIDYLDFYFPVDEISSDQIPYLQDWAYLLGSVATKNYSFQELDIELMKLTAGLDLTPRIYRPNQTDYCLQLDVSFASLANYTSQALALVQEIMLASDFSNRDRVKTILQRLKNDLEGSFENNGHRFAMRRLRSFTSQADYLDDQLHGLGYYDHLKSGLADFGAYYEKMLAHFADFQTKIWNKERVTIALTADRDRQSDLISLTHHFADGLSSHQAQPQVLNLSLSPGRKEAITSNSNVQYVSMGGLLPADSYDYAGYDLVLANILSKDYLYEQIRAQGGAYGAGLSLTRTGDLATYSYRDPNIDRTIAVYQNIGQELAGLALSQAEIDQYIIGSMTSFHGPLAAEGVNRLMMARYFNGTSKADVDRRLQEALDTQIDQLRDRAPLFNQALNDQASLVVFGNQEAINQAQVDFDQVRSLR from the coding sequence ATGCAAAAAGATTGGACTGGCTATGGTTTTCGGCTGGACCAGGTAAGCCCAGCTGGTGATATTGACGGGCAAATCTATCAATTTACACACCTTAAGTCAGGGGGCCAAGTAGTTTGGTTAAAAACAGATGACGATAATCGAACCTTTGGTATTGGCTTTCTAACCCCACCTGAAGACTCAACTGGTGTAGCCCATATTGTTGAACATGCGGTTTTATCTGGCTCACGCAAGTATCCGGCCAAGGATCCTTTTATGCAGATGCTCAAGCGGTCCATGTCGACCTTTTTGAATGCCATGACCTTTGCTGATATGACCATTTATCCGGTTGCTTCAATGAATGAACGCGACTTCCATAATCTCATGGATGTATACTTGGATGCGACTCTTTTTCCGCGTATTTATGAAGAGGAACGGATTTTTAAGCAAGAGGGTTGGCATTTAGAACTTTTTGATAAAGGTGAGGCTATGACCTATAACGGGGTGGTCTACAATGAAATGCGTGGCGCCTATTCTACCCCAGATCGGACAGTCTACCAGCAGGTGACTCAAAATTTTCATCCTGAATCCACCTATGCCCATGAATCAGGTGGCTATCCTTACGATATTCCTAAATTGACTTACCAAGACTTCCTGGACTTCCACCGCCGCCACTACCGGCCAGAAAATGCCCTGACCTACCTGTATGGTAATATCGACATTGAGCGGGCCTTGGCTCAAATTGATGGGGACTTTTTTGCTGAATTTACCGCCAGTGGCCGTGGCAAAAGTCAAATCATGATGCCTAACAACCAGGTAGGATTTAAACGTGACACCGTCTACTATGATGGCGACCAGGATATGACTGCTGAAACTGATTCTTATCTATCCTATGTGGTTAATATGGGCCAAAGTCAGGCAATTGAAGACCAATTTATTAACTCTTTGGTGAGTGATGTTTTAATTAATGCCGAATCTAGCCCCTTGCGCCAAGCACTAGTAGACGCTGGCTATGGTGCTGATATTTCGGCTATTTCAGGCGATGGCTGTTACCAAAATTTTGGTTTAATTTTAGAAAAGGCTGATGCTAGTCAGGCCGATCGAATCTTAAAAATTATCGAAGATGAATTAGCCAAGCAAGCTGATCAGGGCGTTAACAAGGACCTGGTTCATGCCATTATGAATGCTAACGAGTTACAAATCCGGCGCGCTGGTGGTGCTAATCGAGGGGTCTCGCTCTTTATTCAGGTGATGACTAAGTGGCGGTATGGTATGGATATTGAACAAAGCCTGAATTATGGGCCAATTTTTAAAGCGGTTAGGGCAGCAATCGATAATAATCTCATTGAAGATATTATCCGGAAAAAAATCTTGCCGGCCACCAGCAAACAGTTTTTAGTCCACCAACCCCAGTCAGGTATTTTTAGTCAGCTAGACCAAGAACTAGCAAACGATTTGGCCAACCAACAGACGGCCATGTCTGACCAAGAAGTGGCTGACTTAATCGCTGCTAACGAAGACTTGCGCAGCTATCAAATGGCTGGTGATTCGCCAGAAAACCTGGCAACTTTACCAAGCTTGACATTAGATGAGGTTGACCGCCAAACTAAGCCAATCGATCAAGAAATTAATCAGGCTGCCTATACAAGTTGCTTCCACGCCTTTGATAGCAACGGTATCGACTACCTAGATTTCTATTTCCCGGTTGATGAAATCAGCTCAGACCAAATTCCTTATCTACAAGATTGGGCCTATTTATTGGGATCAGTTGCCACAAAAAATTATAGTTTCCAAGAGCTGGATATTGAGTTAATGAAACTAACAGCTGGCCTTGACCTAACGCCGCGCATTTATCGACCAAATCAAACAGACTATTGCCTGCAACTAGATGTTTCCTTTGCCTCTTTGGCCAACTACACTAGCCAGGCCCTAGCTTTGGTTCAAGAGATTATGTTGGCTAGTGATTTTTCTAATCGCGACCGGGTCAAGACTATCCTACAGCGTCTTAAAAATGACCTAGAGGGGTCCTTTGAAAATAACGGCCACCGTTTTGCTATGCGTCGCCTACGGTCTTTCACCAGCCAGGCTGATTATCTGGATGACCAGCTCCATGGTCTGGGCTACTATGACCATCTCAAATCTGGCTTAGCTGACTTTGGTGCTTATTATGAAAAGATGCTGGCCCACTTTGCTGATTTTCAAACTAAAATCTGGAACAAAGAACGTGTCACCATTGCCTTAACAGCAGACCGAGACCGTCAAAGTGACCTAATTAGCTTGACCCACCACTTTGCGGACGGTCTAAGTAGTCACCAAGCTCAGCCCCAGGTCCTTAACTTGTCACTTAGTCCTGGCCGCAAGGAAGCTATTACTAGCAACTCCAATGTCCAATACGTTAGTATGGGAGGACTACTGCCAGCTGATAGTTACGACTATGCCGGCTATGACCTGGTCCTAGCTAATATCTTGTCTAAAGACTACCTCTATGAGCAAATTCGGGCTCAGGGTGGCGCTTATGGCGCTGGTTTAAGCCTAACTAGGACAGGAGACCTGGCTACATATTCTTACCGTGATCCTAACATTGACCGAACCATTGCCGTTTATCAAAATATTGGCCAAGAATTAGCTGGCTTGGCTCTCAGTCAGGCAGAAATTGACCAATATATTATTGGGTCCATGACCAGTTTCCACGGACCTTTGGCAGCTGAAGGGGTGAATCGCCTGATGATGGCCCGCTATTTCAATGGGACCTCTAAGGCTGATGTTGATCGCCGTCTGCAAGAGGCCTTGGATACCCAGATTGACCAGCTGCGTGATCGGGCACCCTTATTTAATCAAGCGCTCAATGACCAAGCTAGTCTGGTCGTTTTTGGCAACCAAGAGGCCATCAACCAGGCCCAGGTTGATTTTGACCAAGTGAGAAGTTTACGTTAG
- a CDS encoding AI-2E family transporter, giving the protein MHKFSWQNYFNLAYQHFKRYLKLQVKLFFIQLLVLTVAFYYLGLNYYFGLALGIVLIDILPLIGSTVIFVPWIIYLLMTGTTSLAWQLALVFIILQIINQIAEIRGLGKDLNLPWWLSLVILLVCSLAFNWIGVIVAALITPLVSAAWTLYQVSQASRDQREAKANQRQNLHL; this is encoded by the coding sequence ATGCATAAATTTAGTTGGCAAAATTATTTTAACCTGGCCTACCAGCACTTTAAGCGGTATCTAAAGTTGCAAGTTAAATTATTTTTTATCCAACTACTAGTTTTAACAGTGGCCTTTTATTATCTAGGTTTGAACTATTATTTTGGTCTGGCTTTAGGCATCGTCCTGATTGATATCTTGCCCCTAATTGGCTCGACTGTTATCTTCGTCCCTTGGATTATTTACTTATTAATGACAGGGACGACTAGTCTGGCCTGGCAATTAGCGCTGGTTTTTATCATCTTGCAGATAATTAACCAAATTGCCGAAATTAGGGGTTTGGGCAAAGATCTTAATCTACCATGGTGGCTATCTCTAGTGATTTTATTGGTGTGTAGTCTAGCTTTCAATTGGATTGGCGTTATTGTAGCTGCCCTGATTACTCCTCTAGTATCAGCTGCTTGGACCCTTTACCAAGTCAGCCAGGCTAGCCGTGATCAGCGGGAGGCTAAAGCTAACCAGAGGCAAAATTTGCATCTATAA
- the pgeF gene encoding peptidoglycan editing factor PgeF codes for MSWINYHSSPKNILMGSTSKNNQLDLGGNTALHTGQDSDLVIKNRQILADDMGYSLDRFVFSQQTHSANSQLIKNKQAGRGAFSNDLAIANTDALYSFEKNLVLTCFTADCVPVTFYEEEAGLIGLIHSGWRGTLQNISGLTMAKIAHDHQVDLGKVKAHIGQALCQDCFEVDRDVGLAFQELDHQVQWINYRANQNKYYIDNQAFVVSQLEEAGLNPENISIDRHCTLENDQAFSYRENRTPGRQLHFIVRKA; via the coding sequence ATGTCTTGGATTAACTATCACTCTAGCCCAAAAAATATTTTAATGGGTTCTACCAGTAAAAATAACCAGCTAGACCTCGGTGGCAATACCGCCCTCCACACTGGTCAAGACAGTGACCTTGTTATTAAAAACCGCCAAATCCTAGCCGATGATATGGGCTACTCGCTTGACCGCTTTGTCTTTAGCCAGCAGACCCATTCAGCTAATAGTCAGCTCATCAAGAACAAGCAAGCTGGACGAGGGGCCTTCAGTAACGACCTGGCCATTGCTAATACGGATGCCTTATACTCTTTTGAAAAAAATCTAGTGTTAACCTGTTTCACTGCTGATTGTGTGCCAGTCACTTTTTATGAAGAAGAAGCCGGTCTGATTGGCTTAATCCATTCCGGCTGGCGCGGCACCCTTCAAAATATTAGTGGCTTAACTATGGCTAAAATTGCTCATGACCACCAGGTTGACCTCGGAAAAGTCAAGGCCCATATTGGCCAAGCCCTCTGTCAGGATTGCTTTGAAGTGGATAGGGATGTTGGTTTAGCCTTCCAAGAACTGGACCACCAAGTCCAGTGGATTAACTACCGAGCTAACCAGAACAAGTATTATATCGATAATCAAGCCTTTGTTGTTAGCCAGTTGGAAGAAGCCGGTCTTAATCCTGAAAATATCAGCATTGACCGCCACTGCACCCTAGAAAATGATCAAGCCTTCTCCTATCGAGAAAATCGCACGCCAGGGCGCCAGCTGCATTTTATTGTGAGAAAGGCTTAG
- a CDS encoding MerR family transcriptional regulator produces the protein MKEKELRRSMAVFPIGTVMKLTDLTARQIRYYEEQGLVKPQRTDTNRRMYSLNDVDQLLDIKDYLQEGYSVHAIRRIYEENDGKAPAGNKTHVESEKAPLTDDDVRRILYDEIVGQGGFRDMR, from the coding sequence ATGAAGGAGAAAGAATTACGTCGTTCCATGGCGGTTTTTCCCATTGGAACAGTAATGAAACTGACTGATTTAACAGCCCGGCAGATTAGGTATTATGAAGAACAAGGTCTAGTTAAGCCCCAGCGTACAGATACCAATCGTCGTATGTATTCTTTGAATGATGTTGACCAACTTTTGGATATTAAGGATTACCTGCAGGAAGGTTACAGTGTGCATGCCATTCGCCGCATTTATGAAGAAAATGATGGTAAGGCGCCAGCTGGTAATAAGACGCATGTCGAGAGTGAAAAAGCCCCGCTTACTGATGACGATGTACGCCGTATTCTTTATGACGAAATTGTCGGCCAGGGTGGTTTTCGCGATATGCGCTAA